In Saccharomonospora marina XMU15, one genomic interval encodes:
- a CDS encoding NUDIX hydrolase translates to MSGAVRAAGAVLWRRCPHGHVEVAVVHRPRYDDWSLPKGKLDPGETAPVAAVRELAEETGFEAVLGRFLTRVEYDLGGVPKVVDYFSARANSGRFTPNDEVDELRWLRQEEATTMVHYDTDRQVLARFAALPAELTTLLLVRHAKAGRRDAWTGDDDLRPLSEAGVRQARALRVLLRSFSPDRVLSAPRLRCVQTVQGVADDAGVEVEHEPLMSEEVYWADPAAALRRLRDIVVAGGTPVVCSQGGVIPDVVNALAQQDGVVLPATKADGVASKKGSVWLLSFTQGPDRVPRLVDAAYLPSPLPAPVPAGG, encoded by the coding sequence GTGAGCGGAGCGGTTCGAGCCGCGGGGGCGGTGTTGTGGCGCCGGTGTCCGCACGGACATGTCGAGGTCGCCGTCGTGCATCGGCCCCGCTACGACGACTGGTCGCTGCCCAAGGGAAAGCTCGATCCGGGTGAGACCGCTCCGGTGGCCGCAGTGCGGGAACTGGCGGAGGAAACCGGCTTCGAGGCCGTACTCGGGCGATTCCTGACCCGCGTCGAATACGACCTGGGCGGCGTCCCCAAGGTCGTCGACTATTTCAGTGCGAGGGCGAATTCCGGGCGATTCACACCGAACGACGAGGTCGACGAACTGCGCTGGCTGCGCCAGGAGGAAGCCACGACGATGGTGCACTACGACACCGACAGGCAGGTGCTCGCGCGGTTTGCCGCCCTGCCCGCCGAACTGACGACGCTGCTGCTCGTCAGGCATGCGAAGGCGGGCAGGCGCGACGCGTGGACGGGTGACGACGACCTGCGCCCGCTGTCCGAGGCGGGAGTGCGGCAGGCACGGGCGTTGCGTGTACTGCTGCGAAGCTTCAGCCCGGATCGGGTGCTTTCCGCCCCCCGCCTGCGGTGCGTGCAGACGGTGCAAGGGGTCGCGGACGACGCGGGCGTGGAGGTGGAACACGAACCGTTGATGTCGGAGGAGGTCTACTGGGCCGATCCCGCCGCGGCGCTGCGCCGTCTCCGCGACATCGTCGTGGCGGGAGGCACACCCGTGGTGTGTAGTCAGGGCGGTGTGATCCCGGACGTGGTGAACGCCTTGGCCCAGCAGGACGGTGTCGTGTTGCCCGCCACGAAGGCGGACGGGGTGGCGAGCAAGAAGGGCTCGGTGTGGCTGCTGTCGTTCACCCAAGGGCCCGACCGCGTACCCCGGCTCGTGGACGCTGCCTACCTGCCGAGCCCGCTGCCCGCCCCGGTTCCGGCGGGCGGCTGA
- a CDS encoding RNA degradosome polyphosphate kinase, producing MSNDESRGGDEPRTRRQVTTTPPPARTTGNGSSSEIHNLPSAPPAATGGAQVPDALPDDRYFNRELSWQDFNARVLALAEDESQPLLERAKFLAIFASNLDEFYMVRVAGLKRREKTGLSVRSADGLTPREQLSYIAKRNKDLVERHTLAFERGVRPALAAQGIRIVKWSQLEQADRVRLSAYFTEQIFPVLTPLAVDPAHPFPYISGLSLNLAVTVGDAEGGTERFARVKVPNNVPRLVRVDRGQDNATATFLPLEELIAAHLGELFSGMNVIEHHVFRVTRNADFEVEEDRDEDLLQALERELAQRRFGPPVRLEVAQDMSEHMLELLLRELEVDPQDVVEVPGLLDLNCLLQLHSVDRKELKDRPFVPATHPAFGERETPKSVFATLREGDVLVHHPYDSFSTSVQRFIEQAAADDKVLAIKQTLYRTSGTSGDSPIVDALIDAAEAGKQVVALVEIKARFDEQANITWARTLERAGVHVVYGLVGLKTHCKVALVVRQEGSTIRRYCHLGTGNYNPRTARLYEDIGLLTADPAIGADLTDLFNVLTGYSRQQTYRNILISPNGIRRGILRYIGDEIEAARAGRPAGVRIKCNSLVDEQVIDGLYRASQAGVEVDIVVRGICALKPGVPGLSDNISVRSILGRFLEHSRIFHFRGTDAYWIGSADMMHRNLDRRIEALVQVKDPRLAAQLDGVLNSALDPSTRCWVLRSSGEWLPSPSDGTTVRDHQIELLRKHGATG from the coding sequence GTGAGCAACGACGAGAGCCGGGGCGGCGACGAACCGCGAACGCGCAGGCAGGTCACCACGACACCACCGCCCGCGAGGACGACCGGCAACGGAAGCTCCTCCGAGATCCACAATCTGCCTTCCGCTCCGCCCGCCGCCACAGGCGGAGCCCAGGTCCCCGACGCCCTGCCGGACGATCGCTACTTCAACCGGGAACTCTCGTGGCAGGACTTCAACGCCAGGGTGCTCGCACTCGCCGAGGACGAGTCCCAGCCGCTGCTGGAGCGGGCGAAGTTCCTCGCGATATTCGCGTCCAATTTGGATGAGTTCTACATGGTTCGCGTCGCCGGCCTCAAGCGCAGGGAGAAGACCGGCCTCTCCGTGCGCAGCGCCGACGGGCTCACGCCTCGCGAGCAGCTGTCCTACATCGCCAAGCGCAACAAGGACCTCGTGGAGCGGCACACGCTCGCCTTCGAACGGGGTGTGCGGCCCGCCCTGGCCGCGCAGGGTATCCGGATCGTGAAGTGGTCGCAGCTCGAGCAGGCCGACCGGGTCCGGCTGTCCGCCTACTTCACCGAGCAGATCTTTCCCGTACTCACCCCGCTCGCCGTCGACCCGGCACACCCCTTCCCCTACATCTCCGGCCTTTCGCTGAACCTGGCCGTCACGGTCGGCGACGCCGAGGGCGGCACGGAACGCTTCGCCAGGGTGAAGGTGCCCAACAACGTGCCGAGACTGGTGCGGGTGGATCGGGGGCAGGACAACGCGACCGCCACCTTCCTCCCGCTCGAGGAACTCATCGCCGCCCACCTCGGCGAGCTTTTCAGCGGCATGAACGTGATCGAACACCACGTGTTCCGCGTCACCCGCAACGCCGACTTCGAGGTGGAGGAGGACCGCGACGAAGACCTGCTGCAGGCGCTGGAGCGCGAGCTCGCGCAGCGCAGGTTCGGGCCACCGGTACGGCTGGAAGTCGCTCAGGACATGAGCGAGCACATGCTGGAACTGCTGCTGCGGGAACTGGAGGTCGATCCGCAGGACGTGGTGGAGGTGCCGGGCCTGCTCGACCTCAACTGCCTGCTCCAGCTGCATTCGGTGGACCGCAAGGAGCTCAAGGACCGCCCGTTCGTCCCGGCGACCCACCCGGCCTTCGGCGAGCGCGAGACGCCGAAGAGCGTCTTCGCGACGCTGCGGGAGGGCGACGTGCTCGTGCACCATCCCTACGACTCGTTCTCCACGAGTGTGCAGCGCTTCATCGAGCAAGCCGCGGCCGACGACAAGGTGCTGGCGATCAAGCAGACCCTGTACCGCACGTCCGGCACGTCGGGAGACTCCCCGATCGTCGACGCGCTCATCGACGCCGCGGAGGCGGGCAAGCAGGTCGTCGCCCTCGTGGAGATCAAGGCCCGGTTCGATGAGCAGGCCAACATCACATGGGCACGCACTCTGGAACGCGCCGGTGTACACGTAGTCTACGGTCTCGTGGGCCTGAAGACCCACTGCAAGGTCGCTCTCGTCGTACGCCAGGAGGGATCGACGATCCGCCGCTACTGCCACCTCGGCACTGGCAACTACAACCCGAGGACCGCGCGACTCTACGAGGACATCGGGCTGCTGACCGCCGATCCGGCCATCGGAGCGGACCTGACGGATCTGTTCAACGTCCTCACCGGCTACTCGCGGCAGCAGACCTACCGCAACATCCTCATCTCCCCCAACGGTATCCGCCGGGGCATCCTCCGATACATCGGCGACGAGATCGAGGCCGCGAGGGCGGGCAGGCCCGCGGGTGTGCGGATCAAGTGCAACTCCCTTGTCGACGAGCAGGTCATCGACGGGCTGTACCGGGCGTCGCAGGCGGGTGTCGAGGTCGACATCGTCGTGCGTGGCATCTGCGCGCTGAAGCCGGGCGTGCCCGGCCTGAGCGACAACATCTCCGTGCGCTCGATACTCGGCCGCTTCCTCGAGCACTCACGCATCTTCCACTTCCGTGGCACGGACGCCTACTGGATCGGCAGCGCAGACATGATGCACCGCAACCTCGACCGCAGGATCGAGGCGCTCGTGCAGGTGAAGGACCCGCGGCTGGCGGCCCAACTCGACGGCGTGCTGAACTCCGCGCTCGACCCCAGCACACGCTGCTGGGTGCTGCGCTCCTCCGGCGAGTGGTTGCCGTCCCCGTCGGACGGCACGACGGTGCGCGACCACCAGATCGAGTTGCTGCGCAAGCACGGAGCGACCGGGTGA
- the cofC gene encoding 2-phospho-L-lactate guanylyltransferase, producing the protein MAVDLIVPMKPPAAGKSRLRGALHGPWDERRHAALVLALARDTLLAATASAGVRRVLVVGSAPATLDALRDLDVEVVGEEAALGLNGALRAGERLLRVSDRGATIGALQADLPALRAEELAAALAEADDRRCFAADRHGTGTTLLVSAPGQPLDPRFGRGSAREHAESGAVPLRLAAPTLRGDVDTPADLEHARLLGLGTHTAALLERECVPH; encoded by the coding sequence GTGGCTGTTGACCTGATCGTGCCGATGAAGCCTCCGGCGGCCGGTAAGTCGCGGTTGCGTGGCGCGCTGCACGGCCCGTGGGATGAGCGCCGCCACGCCGCCCTCGTGCTGGCGCTGGCCCGCGACACTCTGCTGGCCGCCACGGCGAGCGCCGGGGTCAGGCGCGTGCTCGTGGTCGGCTCCGCACCGGCCACGCTGGACGCGTTGCGCGACTTGGACGTGGAAGTGGTCGGAGAGGAGGCCGCGTTGGGTCTCAACGGTGCGCTGCGCGCCGGGGAGCGCCTGCTGCGGGTGTCCGACCGGGGAGCCACCATCGGGGCGTTACAGGCCGATCTGCCCGCCCTTCGGGCCGAGGAACTGGCCGCGGCACTCGCCGAGGCCGACGACCGCAGATGCTTCGCGGCCGACAGGCACGGCACCGGCACGACGCTGCTGGTGTCCGCACCGGGGCAGCCACTCGACCCCCGGTTCGGCCGCGGCTCGGCACGGGAGCACGCGGAGTCCGGTGCCGTGCCACTTCGGCTGGCCGCACCCACGCTGCGCGGCGACGTGGACACCCCCGCCGATCTGGAGCACGCCCGGCTGCTGGGGCTTGGCACGCACACCGCCGCGCTGCTCGAGCGCGAGTGTGTCCCTCACTGA
- a CDS encoding lysophospholipid acyltransferase family protein, protein MADREKGGFWVGAAAVLFYPLTWLGHSVYRGAERIPRQGPALLVLNHVSHLDPAVDAVFVHRNRRVPRFMAKESLTKVPIFGKILLGSGGIPVSRGTSEAGDSLRAAHETLREGKVVVIYPEGTITKDPLGWPKRSYTGVARLALENDVPVIPVARWGTQDIWNGYSKKFRPLPRKTVVHSVGEPVDLSAYREKDRSPAVLREVTDLLMGQVLDLLVEIRGERPPAKPTGNG, encoded by the coding sequence TTGGCTGATCGCGAGAAGGGCGGCTTCTGGGTCGGGGCGGCCGCCGTGCTGTTCTACCCGCTGACCTGGCTGGGACACAGTGTCTACCGCGGGGCGGAGCGGATTCCCCGGCAGGGTCCGGCGCTGCTGGTGCTCAACCACGTCTCGCACCTCGACCCGGCCGTCGACGCGGTGTTCGTCCACCGGAACCGGCGGGTGCCCAGGTTCATGGCCAAGGAGAGCCTGACCAAGGTGCCGATCTTCGGCAAGATCCTGCTCGGCTCGGGGGGCATCCCGGTGTCGCGCGGCACCTCGGAGGCGGGCGACAGTCTCAGGGCCGCCCACGAGACGCTGCGTGAGGGCAAGGTGGTGGTCATCTATCCCGAAGGGACGATCACCAAGGACCCGCTCGGCTGGCCCAAACGTTCCTATACCGGGGTGGCGCGGCTGGCGCTGGAGAACGACGTGCCCGTGATCCCGGTCGCACGCTGGGGCACCCAGGACATCTGGAACGGCTACAGCAAGAAGTTCAGGCCGTTGCCCCGCAAGACCGTGGTGCATTCCGTCGGCGAGCCGGTGGACCTTTCGGCCTACCGCGAGAAGGACCGCAGCCCGGCCGTGCTCAGGGAGGTCACCGACCTGCTGATGGGGCAGGTGCTCGACCTGCTGGTCGAGATCCGTGGTGAGCGGCCGCCCGCCAAGCCGACGGGCAACGGCTGA
- a CDS encoding NAD(P)H-dependent glycerol-3-phosphate dehydrogenase — MSRESQPVRPPVRRVTVLGSGSWGTTFAKVLADAGRDVTMWARRPEVAEEIQRRHSNEAYLPGVTLPKQLGATSDPARALQGADAVVLAVPSQSLRANLLRWRDLLPKDAILVSLAKGVELDTLLRMSEVISEIAEVPSDEVVVVSGPNLAREIAQGQPAAAVLACADHDRAVAIQQAAFNPYFRPYTNTDVVGCELAGACKNVIALSCGMAAGLGFGANTMATLITRGLAEMARLGSKLGADPLTFAGLAGVGDLVATCSSPLSRNRTFGERVGRGETIEEAKAAQGGQVAEGVTSCVSIRALAERVGVDMPITEAMYRVCHEGCAPAQVGAELLGRQQKHEWS, encoded by the coding sequence ATGTCTCGGGAGTCTCAGCCAGTTCGGCCACCTGTGCGGCGCGTCACCGTGCTCGGGTCCGGCTCGTGGGGGACGACCTTCGCCAAGGTGCTCGCCGACGCGGGCCGCGATGTCACCATGTGGGCGCGCAGGCCCGAGGTCGCGGAGGAGATCCAGCGGCGGCACAGCAACGAGGCGTACCTGCCGGGCGTCACGCTGCCGAAACAGCTCGGTGCCACTTCCGATCCGGCGCGGGCGCTGCAGGGGGCCGATGCGGTGGTGTTGGCCGTGCCGAGCCAGAGCCTGCGGGCGAACCTGCTGCGCTGGCGTGACCTGCTGCCCAAGGACGCCATCCTGGTCAGCCTCGCCAAGGGCGTGGAGTTGGACACGCTGCTGCGGATGAGCGAGGTGATAAGCGAGATCGCCGAAGTGCCCTCCGACGAGGTGGTCGTCGTGTCCGGCCCCAACCTGGCACGGGAGATCGCGCAGGGGCAGCCCGCGGCGGCGGTGCTCGCCTGCGCCGACCACGACAGGGCGGTGGCGATCCAGCAGGCCGCGTTCAACCCCTACTTCCGCCCCTACACCAACACCGACGTCGTCGGTTGTGAGCTGGCGGGCGCGTGCAAGAACGTGATCGCGCTCAGCTGCGGGATGGCGGCCGGACTGGGCTTCGGTGCCAACACCATGGCGACGCTCATCACCCGGGGGCTGGCAGAGATGGCGCGGCTCGGCTCGAAGCTGGGAGCCGACCCGCTGACCTTCGCCGGGCTGGCCGGGGTGGGCGATCTGGTGGCGACCTGTTCCTCCCCGCTGTCACGCAACCGGACGTTCGGCGAGCGGGTCGGCAGGGGGGAGACGATCGAGGAGGCCAAGGCGGCGCAGGGCGGTCAGGTCGCAGAAGGCGTCACCTCCTGCGTTTCCATCAGGGCGCTGGCCGAGCGCGTCGGGGTGGACATGCCGATCACCGAAGCGATGTACCGCGTGTGTCACGAGGGCTGCGCACCGGCGCAGGTGGGAGCGGAACTGCTCGGCCGCCAGCAGAAGCACGAGTGGTCCTGA
- a CDS encoding IS30 family transposase, whose product MGRCWVGRSSVVVGRPLVGSPGRPGVGRREDRQRFWVEIARGVSTREASVVAGVSVTVGQRWFREAGGMPSISQARVSGRYVSFAEREEIALLRAQELGVRQIARRIGRSASTVSRELRRNAATGHRRPEYRASTAQWHADRRARRPKTAKLADNDALRAYVQDRLAGRITHPDGYRRPGPLVGRWNGRRHGRRADRRWTWAWSPEQIAHRLVLDYPEDETMRISHEAIYQALYVQGRGGLRRELTASLRTGRALRQPRERSRRGRPHVTPGVMISQRPAEAADRAVPGHWEGDLILGSDSSAIGTLVERTTRFTMLLHLPRMPGHHQTPPVKNGPALAGHGAEAVRNAIAAQITTLPTQLRRSLTWDQGAELAQHTQLRIQTGTEIYFCDPHSPWQRGTNENTNGLLRQYFPKGTDLTRCDHHDLDTVATALNQRPRKTLGWRTPAEALNDKLQSIPTTNVATTT is encoded by the coding sequence ATGGGGAGGTGTTGGGTGGGACGATCATCGGTGGTGGTGGGAAGGCCGTTGGTGGGGTCGCCGGGTCGGCCTGGGGTGGGGCGGCGTGAGGATCGGCAGCGGTTCTGGGTCGAGATCGCGCGGGGTGTGTCGACCCGTGAAGCGAGTGTTGTTGCGGGTGTGTCGGTGACGGTGGGGCAGCGGTGGTTCCGTGAGGCTGGCGGGATGCCGTCGATCAGTCAGGCTCGGGTGTCGGGCCGCTATGTGTCGTTCGCTGAGCGGGAGGAGATCGCGCTGCTGCGTGCCCAGGAGTTGGGGGTGCGCCAGATCGCTCGCCGTATCGGGCGGTCCGCGTCGACGGTGTCGCGGGAGTTGCGCCGTAACGCCGCCACCGGCCATCGCCGCCCGGAGTATCGGGCGAGCACGGCTCAATGGCATGCCGACCGGCGTGCCCGCCGCCCGAAGACCGCCAAGCTTGCTGATAACGACGCGTTGCGGGCCTATGTGCAGGATCGGCTGGCGGGGCGGATCACCCACCCGGACGGGTATCGCAGGCCGGGTCCGCTGGTGGGGCGTTGGAACGGGCGGCGTCACGGGCGGCGGGCGGATCGCCGGTGGACATGGGCGTGGAGCCCGGAACAGATCGCCCACCGGCTCGTGCTCGACTACCCGGAGGACGAGACTATGCGGATCTCACACGAAGCGATCTACCAAGCGTTGTACGTCCAGGGCCGTGGCGGGTTGCGCCGTGAGCTGACCGCGTCGCTGCGCACCGGCAGGGCGCTGCGCCAGCCCCGCGAGCGCAGCCGCCGGGGACGCCCGCACGTCACACCCGGGGTGATGATCTCCCAACGCCCCGCCGAGGCCGCCGACCGCGCGGTGCCCGGGCACTGGGAAGGTGACCTCATCCTCGGGTCAGACAGCTCCGCGATCGGCACCCTCGTGGAGCGCACCACCCGGTTCACCATGCTGCTGCACCTGCCCCGCATGCCCGGACACCACCAGACACCCCCGGTGAAGAACGGGCCCGCCCTCGCCGGACACGGCGCCGAGGCCGTGCGCAACGCCATCGCCGCCCAGATCACCACGCTACCCACACAACTACGCCGATCACTGACCTGGGACCAAGGAGCGGAGCTGGCCCAACACACCCAACTCCGCATCCAAACCGGAACCGAGATCTACTTCTGCGATCCCCACTCACCCTGGCAACGCGGCACCAACGAAAACACCAACGGCCTGCTACGCCAATACTTCCCCAAAGGCACCGACCTCACCCGCTGCGACCACCACGACCTCGACACCGTCGCCACCGCCCTCAACCAACGACCCCGCAAAACCCTCGGATGGCGCACCCCCGCCGAAGCCCTCAACGACAAACTACAATCCATCCCCACAACCAACGTTGCAACGACCACTTGA
- a CDS encoding cysteine dioxygenase, with amino-acid sequence MFAVPENTVAPAAGTATALRHPVRTALEYAADRERWRGLLRYDPDERFAAPLERDHEQEVWLLSWLPGQLAEPHDHGHTTGAFTIVCGRLTETVYRADPADPADPADSADPAVAAARVHLLAAGQSRVFGPGYVHRVENEGPDPVISVHVYRAGGRIVRPVTWLGTPVPGGT; translated from the coding sequence ATGTTCGCCGTTCCCGAGAACACCGTCGCGCCCGCCGCCGGTACCGCCACCGCGCTGCGTCACCCGGTTCGCACGGCGCTGGAGTACGCCGCCGACCGGGAGCGCTGGCGCGGACTGCTGCGCTACGACCCCGACGAGCGCTTCGCCGCGCCGCTGGAACGTGACCACGAACAGGAGGTCTGGTTGCTGAGCTGGCTTCCCGGGCAACTCGCCGAGCCGCACGACCACGGCCACACCACCGGCGCGTTCACCATCGTGTGTGGGCGCCTCACCGAAACCGTCTACCGCGCCGATCCCGCCGATCCCGCAGATCCCGCCGACTCAGCCGATCCCGCCGTTGCGGCCGCGCGGGTGCACCTGCTGGCAGCCGGGCAGTCGCGGGTGTTCGGCCCCGGGTACGTGCACCGGGTCGAGAACGAGGGGCCCGACCCCGTCATCAGCGTGCACGTCTACCGCGCCGGTGGCCGGATCGTGCGTCCGGTTACATGGCTGGGCACACCGGTGCCCGGTGGAACGTAG
- a CDS encoding pyridoxamine 5'-phosphate oxidase family protein → MPSLPPLSPTPRSTLTRNRDRALHDREALYSLLDEALVCHLGVVLGGSPVVVPTGFGRDGDTLYLHGSTGSANLRAAAGTDVCVAVTVLDAIVYARSLQHHSMNYRSAVVHGRARPVTDERAKLHGLRVLTEHLSPGSWEHARQPNGKELAAVAVLALDLTEASVKQRSGDPTEEPADLADGNAWAGVLPVHTTFGDPVPSGYVPPGTGVPSHVTGRTIRPPAR, encoded by the coding sequence ATGCCGAGCCTTCCACCACTGTCGCCGACACCACGCAGCACGCTGACGCGCAACCGCGACCGGGCACTGCACGACCGAGAAGCCCTGTACTCCCTGCTCGACGAGGCGCTGGTGTGCCATCTCGGTGTCGTACTCGGCGGCTCGCCCGTGGTGGTACCCACCGGCTTCGGCCGAGACGGCGACACGCTGTACCTGCACGGCTCCACGGGCTCGGCGAACCTGCGTGCCGCCGCCGGGACTGACGTGTGCGTGGCCGTGACCGTCCTCGACGCGATCGTCTACGCCCGATCGCTGCAGCACCACTCGATGAACTACCGCAGCGCCGTGGTCCACGGCAGAGCTCGCCCGGTCACCGACGAGCGCGCCAAGCTGCACGGGCTTCGGGTGCTGACCGAACACCTTTCGCCCGGCTCCTGGGAGCATGCCCGCCAACCCAACGGCAAGGAACTGGCCGCTGTGGCCGTGCTCGCGCTGGACCTGACGGAGGCTTCGGTGAAGCAGCGAAGCGGCGATCCCACCGAGGAGCCCGCCGACCTCGCCGACGGCAACGCGTGGGCGGGTGTGCTCCCGGTGCACACCACGTTCGGTGACCCGGTTCCCTCGGGCTACGTTCCACCGGGCACCGGTGTGCCCAGCCATGTAACCGGACGCACGATCCGGCCACCGGCGCGGTAG
- the pdxR gene encoding MocR-like pyridoxine biosynthesis transcription factor PdxR, producing MARGDTALPVTLDRDSAVPLAVQLADALRESASTGHLRGGDRLPSTRALAGRLGVSRTVTSAAYEQLHAEGWIVGRHGSGTYVTTSPPTPASRRDHLVPDDEPAVDLLVLTPGVPWADGIDRAAWRRAWRAAADTPPLWRAHRRGLPEYRGVIAEHLLRHRGLDAATDSVLATGGTTAAVVELAAAVLRPGQLVAVEEPGYQRAVRAFRAAGLRVAPVPVDSQGLRPDAVPPGVAAVYCSPAHQYPMGSRMSASRRVELVERARSEGFLVVEDDYDGELRYDVAPLPLLASLAPDVVVHLGTTSKILTPTLGAGWMVAPAGVASAILDYRDETGTRPSPAGQRVLVELARHGDLGRHLRRLRRELAERRALLVDALRRERVPVLGDDAGAHLVVPVGSAEQERRRLAEGRRRGLLLDGLARHFDGEPSAHGIAVGYAGCDRDTLRDALGVLVEVLRPARR from the coding sequence TTGGCCAGAGGTGACACCGCGCTGCCGGTCACGCTCGACCGGGACTCCGCCGTCCCGCTCGCCGTGCAACTCGCCGACGCACTGCGTGAGTCCGCTTCCACCGGGCACCTGCGAGGCGGCGACCGGCTTCCTTCCACGAGGGCGCTCGCAGGCAGGCTCGGCGTGAGCCGGACCGTCACCTCCGCCGCGTACGAGCAACTGCACGCCGAGGGCTGGATCGTGGGCAGGCACGGTTCCGGCACCTACGTGACCACCTCGCCGCCGACCCCCGCCTCACGGCGTGACCACCTCGTCCCCGACGACGAACCCGCGGTGGACCTGCTCGTGCTCACCCCAGGCGTGCCGTGGGCAGACGGCATCGACCGGGCCGCATGGCGGCGCGCCTGGCGCGCCGCCGCCGACACCCCACCGCTGTGGCGGGCACATCGCCGCGGGCTGCCGGAATACCGAGGGGTGATCGCCGAGCATCTGCTGCGCCACCGTGGGCTCGACGCGGCCACCGACTCGGTGCTCGCCACCGGCGGCACCACGGCGGCAGTGGTCGAACTCGCCGCTGCCGTGCTGCGCCCGGGGCAGCTTGTCGCCGTCGAGGAGCCTGGATACCAGCGTGCGGTGCGGGCATTTCGTGCCGCGGGACTGCGGGTGGCACCGGTGCCCGTCGACTCCCAGGGCCTTCGCCCCGACGCCGTGCCGCCCGGCGTCGCCGCGGTCTACTGCTCACCCGCGCACCAGTACCCGATGGGCAGCAGGATGAGCGCGTCACGGCGGGTGGAGTTGGTGGAGCGCGCCCGCTCGGAGGGTTTCCTCGTCGTCGAGGACGACTACGACGGAGAGCTTCGCTACGACGTCGCGCCGCTTCCGCTGCTCGCCTCGCTCGCGCCGGACGTCGTCGTCCACCTCGGTACCACGAGCAAGATCCTCACGCCGACGCTCGGTGCCGGGTGGATGGTCGCGCCCGCCGGTGTCGCCTCCGCGATCCTGGACTACCGCGACGAGACCGGCACCAGGCCCTCGCCCGCGGGCCAGCGGGTGTTGGTGGAGCTGGCGAGGCACGGCGACCTCGGCAGGCACCTGCGCAGGTTGCGCAGGGAACTCGCCGAGCGCAGGGCGCTGCTTGTCGATGCGCTGAGGCGCGAACGGGTGCCGGTGCTCGGCGACGACGCGGGCGCGCACCTGGTGGTGCCGGTCGGCTCGGCTGAGCAGGAGCGGCGACGACTGGCCGAAGGGCGAAGGCGTGGACTCCTGCTCGACGGCCTGGCCAGGCACTTCGACGGCGAACCGAGCGCACACGGCATCGCGGTGGGCTACGCCGGATGTGACAGGGACACGTTGCGGGACGCGCTCGGGGTGCTCGTCGAGGTCCTGCGCCCGGCTCGGCGGTAG
- a CDS encoding D-alanine--D-alanine ligase family protein, which translates to MSSRKTRVAVVFGGRSTEHTISCVSAGSVLANLDPQRFEVVPIGITREGGWVLGTSDPAALRIQGKELPAVDGGKALVLAGDPTSKGLVSLEPGQEAEVLGGVDVVFPVLHGAFGEDGTIQGLLELAEIPYVGAGVLASAAAMDKEYAKKLLAAEGLPVGRYATIRRGQATLDEATRERLGLPVFVKPARAGSSIGISKVTDYSRLDEAVAVARKTDPKVLVEAAVVGREVECGVLEFPDGRVEASLPAEIRVLAEGQDAWYDFETKYLGEDAELDIPAKLDDSVTERLRACAVRAFRALDCQGLARVDFFVGSDGELTINEVNTMPGFTTTSAYPKMWAVTGLDYPTLLSTLVETALARGTGLR; encoded by the coding sequence ATGAGTAGCCGCAAGACGCGAGTGGCCGTCGTCTTCGGGGGCCGCAGCACCGAGCACACCATTTCCTGTGTGTCGGCGGGCAGCGTGCTGGCCAACCTGGACCCGCAACGTTTCGAGGTGGTGCCGATCGGCATCACCCGCGAAGGCGGTTGGGTGCTCGGTACCAGTGACCCGGCGGCGTTGCGAATCCAGGGCAAGGAACTGCCTGCCGTGGACGGGGGCAAGGCGCTCGTGCTGGCGGGTGACCCCACCAGCAAGGGGTTGGTGAGCCTGGAGCCGGGGCAGGAGGCCGAGGTGCTCGGCGGCGTCGACGTCGTCTTCCCCGTGCTGCACGGTGCGTTCGGTGAAGACGGCACCATCCAGGGTCTGCTCGAACTGGCCGAGATCCCCTACGTGGGTGCGGGGGTACTGGCCAGCGCCGCCGCGATGGACAAGGAGTACGCCAAGAAGCTGCTTGCCGCGGAGGGCCTGCCGGTCGGCAGGTACGCGACCATCCGGCGTGGACAGGCCACCCTGGACGAGGCGACCCGCGAGCGGCTCGGCCTTCCGGTGTTCGTCAAGCCCGCACGGGCGGGTTCCTCCATCGGTATCAGCAAGGTCACCGACTACAGCCGCCTCGACGAGGCGGTAGCGGTTGCCAGGAAGACCGACCCGAAGGTGCTTGTCGAGGCGGCGGTCGTGGGGCGCGAAGTGGAGTGCGGGGTGCTGGAGTTCCCCGACGGGCGCGTCGAGGCTTCGTTGCCCGCCGAGATCCGCGTGCTCGCCGAGGGCCAGGACGCCTGGTACGACTTCGAGACCAAGTACCTCGGCGAGGACGCCGAGTTGGACATTCCCGCCAAGCTGGACGACTCCGTGACCGAGCGGCTGCGTGCCTGTGCCGTGCGGGCGTTTCGGGCGCTGGACTGTCAGGGGCTGGCGCGTGTCGACTTCTTCGTCGGCAGCGACGGTGAACTGACCATCAACGAGGTCAACACGATGCCCGGCTTCACCACCACCTCCGCCTACCCGAAGATGTGGGCGGTGACGGGGCTGGACTACCCGACACTGCTGTCGACGCTGGTGGAGACCGCGCTCGCGCGCGGAACGGGACTGCGCTGA